The Apibacter raozihei genome contains a region encoding:
- a CDS encoding SH3 domain-containing protein, protein MKKQWNKKIVIITGIILLICVGIFCYIKFFQRENNLVDNYNYSDTQLASEALPVDVGNIFTIPEYYQIMSPEYMMCVYSIFQQNGYLAGENNGKYFFTKIKDRVKKVVAYGNFTNEEDLKDLDMAFLLEENDFRSSALYIVSSKCNLLFYKYYDDELPIINSFYKGQKIFMDSQELVPSPSDGIILKFKYSKKALLFNPKTKTFEEYHQYTREEINDINKEERYFRDEYEEEPVTYVISDPEGYANLRENNNANSQIIQQIKSGEKVEVLDNEGNWWLIKTQEGNQGYVYYNRVITR, encoded by the coding sequence ATGAAAAAACAATGGAATAAAAAAATAGTAATTATTACAGGTATTATACTTTTAATATGTGTAGGAATATTTTGCTATATAAAATTTTTTCAAAGAGAAAACAATTTAGTGGATAATTACAATTATTCTGATACACAATTAGCATCAGAAGCATTGCCGGTAGATGTGGGAAATATTTTTACAATTCCTGAATATTATCAAATTATGTCTCCCGAATATATGATGTGTGTATACAGTATTTTTCAACAAAATGGATATCTTGCAGGTGAAAATAATGGCAAATATTTTTTCACGAAAATAAAAGATAGAGTAAAAAAAGTAGTGGCCTATGGGAATTTTACTAATGAAGAAGATTTAAAGGATTTAGATATGGCTTTTCTTCTGGAAGAAAATGATTTTAGAAGTAGTGCTTTATATATTGTTTCTTCAAAGTGTAATTTATTATTTTATAAATATTATGATGATGAATTACCAATAATTAATTCTTTTTATAAAGGGCAAAAAATTTTCATGGATAGTCAGGAGTTGGTTCCTTCACCATCCGATGGGATTATCTTAAAATTTAAATATTCAAAAAAAGCGTTACTCTTTAATCCTAAAACAAAAACATTTGAAGAATATCATCAATATACCCGTGAAGAAATAAATGATATAAATAAGGAAGAAAGGTATTTTAGAGATGAGTATGAAGAAGAGCCAGTTACGTATGTAATTTCGGATCCTGAAGGATATGCTAATTTAAGGGAAAATAATAATGCCAATTCACAGATAATACAACAGATAAAAAGTGGAGAGAAAGTGGAAGTTTTAGATAATGAAGGAAATTGGTGGTTGATAAAGACCCAAGAAGGAAATCAGGGATATGTTTATTATAATAGAGTAATAACAA
- a CDS encoding DUF3828 domain-containing protein, whose product MKKMLLLFSLILIFTSCKGDSKATFQDKVITDTINSNNDTIQGIKTLKEFYLKFYGSDTIFDDENLKRKFVSERIIKRIDSLSDGEDLILDYDPFIQGQDYFGHIIRKTLKIKPLKNKDEYRVSFLLFGEKDEKRTYVDLLVKKVENGKFLIYSILNDEYLDFNEDNL is encoded by the coding sequence ATGAAAAAAATGCTTCTCTTATTTTCCCTAATATTGATTTTCACAAGTTGTAAAGGTGATTCAAAAGCAACTTTTCAAGACAAAGTAATTACGGATACAATAAATTCCAATAATGATACTATTCAGGGAATTAAAACTTTAAAAGAATTTTATCTAAAATTTTATGGAAGTGATACTATTTTTGATGATGAAAATTTAAAAAGAAAATTTGTTTCTGAACGCATTATAAAGAGAATAGACAGTTTGTCTGATGGAGAAGATCTTATATTAGACTATGATCCCTTTATACAAGGACAAGATTATTTTGGACATATAATTAGAAAAACTTTAAAAATAAAACCCCTAAAAAATAAAGATGAATATAGAGTAAGTTTCTTGTTATTTGGAGAAAAAGACGAAAAAAGAACTTATGTAGATTTGTTAGTAAAGAAAGTAGAAAACGGAAAATTTTTAATATATAGTATATTAAATGATGAGTATTTAGACTTTAATGAAGATAATTTATAG
- a CDS encoding lysozyme family protein produces MSTHPQIITKSGGYSSSAAGAYQIMGYTYKWLGGQDLDKNFKPTGVYDKNHDYIKKYSIPNFNQESQDKLCIIILRHKRSANFLDLITKNKIQEALEEYGSYEWASLPPSRYGQPNQTMENALSNYNKFLKLELAGETDLHLKKGFLKDFGYTCDTCSIKSNISSICKLCNKRHVDLSNKVVWQTQFNAKWGDKKAQNSACKKTCDAILVSFGLKETSKNKLYQTALENKTHTKLEIKTDQAKLGVSYLDSQLEKGNPVQVGVDHDLNYRGGINEGTTDHFIVIIGRGCENGKIYYHFYDVGTSYKAKGSSQNNKLYLDISDYSLKGKTVYNGNFYTVTQIRINQ; encoded by the coding sequence ATGAGTACACATCCGCAAATCATAACTAAATCCGGAGGTTATTCATCATCTGCTGCAGGTGCTTATCAGATTATGGGATATACTTATAAATGGTTAGGAGGACAAGATCTTGATAAAAACTTTAAACCTACTGGCGTATATGATAAAAATCATGATTATATAAAAAAATATAGTATTCCTAATTTTAATCAAGAATCTCAAGATAAGCTTTGTATTATAATTTTGAGGCATAAAAGATCTGCTAATTTTTTAGATTTGATTACTAAAAATAAAATACAAGAGGCTCTTGAAGAATATGGTAGTTATGAATGGGCTAGCTTACCGCCAAGTAGATATGGACAACCAAACCAAACTATGGAAAATGCATTGTCAAATTATAATAAATTTTTAAAACTAGAACTTGCGGGGGAAACAGATTTGCACTTAAAAAAAGGGTTTCTTAAAGATTTTGGATATACATGTGATACCTGTTCAATAAAGTCTAATATATCTTCAATATGCAAATTATGCAATAAAAGACACGTTGATTTAAGTAATAAAGTAGTTTGGCAAACACAATTTAATGCTAAATGGGGAGATAAAAAAGCTCAAAATAGTGCTTGTAAAAAAACTTGTGATGCTATATTAGTCAGTTTTGGATTAAAGGAAACTTCTAAAAATAAACTATATCAAACAGCTCTAGAAAATAAAACACATACCAAATTAGAAATAAAAACTGATCAAGCAAAATTAGGTGTATCATATTTAGATTCTCAACTTGAAAAGGGTAATCCTGTTCAGGTAGGAGTTGACCATGATTTAAATTATAGAGGAGGTATTAATGAAGGAACTACAGACCACTTTATAGTTATAATTGGAAGAGGTTGTGAAAATGGAAAAATATATTATCATTTTTATGATGTTGGGACAAGCTATAAAGCTAAGGGTAGTAGTCAAAACAATAAATTATACTTAGATATTTCTGACTATTCATTAAAAGGAAAGACAGTATATAATGGAAATTTTTATACAGTAACTCAAATAAGAATTAATCAATGA
- a CDS encoding SH3 domain-containing protein, with protein sequence MRKKNLIGLSLLIFMFSLSACSGQDNKENKKKLIINTTEMETADFIYKNYNILNFEDDREELSLWDLKNYEIRKYIQEKYKNDIHLKYILDELEKLRVSFYQYSVKGINDDYKNYKYLDGPFLDYLVLKKDDHTKELLWKIIKDTSLNLDNRKEMLIKLKQYPNNKFIIKDPDGYSNLRSEPSASSVIIEKIKSNEEINVKNDNNIDWWNVESKKGNIGFIHISRIQIIL encoded by the coding sequence ATGAGAAAAAAAAATTTAATTGGTTTATCATTGCTAATTTTTATGTTTTCACTATCTGCATGTTCAGGGCAAGATAATAAAGAAAATAAAAAAAAATTAATTATTAATACAACAGAAATGGAAACGGCAGATTTTATTTATAAAAATTATAATATTTTAAATTTTGAAGACGATAGAGAAGAATTATCACTATGGGATTTAAAAAATTATGAAATAAGAAAATATATACAAGAAAAATATAAAAATGACATACATTTAAAATATATTTTAGATGAATTAGAAAAGTTAAGAGTCTCATTTTATCAATATTCGGTTAAGGGTATAAATGATGATTATAAAAATTACAAATATTTAGATGGTCCTTTTCTAGATTATTTGGTGTTAAAAAAAGATGATCATACTAAAGAATTACTTTGGAAAATTATTAAAGATACGAGTCTGAATTTAGATAATAGAAAAGAAATGTTGATAAAATTAAAACAATATCCAAATAATAAATTTATCATAAAAGATCCAGATGGTTATAGTAATTTGAGATCAGAACCTAGTGCTTCTTCAGTAATTATTGAGAAGATAAAATCAAATGAAGAAATAAATGTGAAAAATGATAATAATATTGATTGGTGGAATGTAGAATCTAAAAAAGGAAATATTGGGTTTATACATATTTCAAGGATACAAATAATTTTATGA
- a CDS encoding LysM peptidoglycan-binding domain-containing protein, whose amino-acid sequence MPEYILHTVQKGDTLWGISKKYKVEEHKIVQANPEKIKLQKRGSKYTPVIYEGDVLRIPQDTEETVSYKIEGKASLGMGESTEYQLLDSEGNILHYPSEKISWQFHVDEGSENWRQLRLEKEKTGQKFTIVFTNQKLKAKKIRIEAYFKGQDSTQKLAEFLMALDGEDTAEIKKVELLDANRNLIKRKLSYAETLFARAQCTGMEGETLYFSLWEDDAPGAGHSKENEENFIATKQAQVVNGRAEVSFSLIYSTMAPIANRKIPAGQKDEGKYHEYYVTVTRYEGAEPEKSSGNVDVNNPDYVPLPPKPQPKKKETPKTQPQVQPKKKEVQETVVYGKSRTTNHAKITSIQITDILNQDINRDLSSGESVRIHINTQQCKGEKLRIDVYDNFVYANNKLRFNPSDLIGSNEILVQQDNFYFDFPLLRFVYNPGRDLWVVVTLYKTNQTVTTTTITVDKTDFSVPKPEGINPVTKQAPMQKKEEKDCVCQQYDLIWGNRVSCEFRKKVVDISKKLGLPQKDYEGANWLMAVMALETNRTFSPECGTFQKHKDNLRNGYVGLIQIGKDAAIDLGVLRTDLLKMTAEQQLIYVEKFYKQKRFSGKLKTKTDLYLAVNYPIACGQGTNKNYIVYAHPKSAYDDNPSFKREQHEFYIDSKGKKKYYTGKELKAKGLDASSYVWEFEEAINDLYNEGKKNKTQVFSCQTILQKAESNSIENKDDCVIVLTGEPDGIGLASAHRGKYLMYKVKIYNGIDYNTYLKYKQKNQLPEPIMTKLARDAWNKTKGRSTKRYGSKNETPPGLYWLTYYTNGIGSKGYKLKVSDTKSGDYIEGEHGKREGIRIHHYSPHFAEGCITTGSNEVSSVDLFIKKIPVLKSKSVRFIIEDRKAKYENNLYKGIE is encoded by the coding sequence ATGCCCGAATATATTTTACATACAGTACAAAAAGGAGACACCCTATGGGGTATTTCCAAAAAATATAAGGTGGAAGAGCATAAAATAGTGCAGGCCAACCCGGAAAAGATAAAGTTACAAAAACGCGGCAGTAAGTATACTCCAGTTATATATGAGGGAGACGTATTGCGCATTCCGCAGGATACGGAAGAAACCGTTTCGTATAAAATTGAAGGAAAGGCGTCTTTGGGAATGGGAGAAAGCACAGAATACCAACTGCTGGATAGCGAAGGGAATATACTGCATTACCCTTCCGAAAAAATAAGCTGGCAGTTTCACGTAGATGAAGGAAGTGAAAATTGGAGGCAGCTGCGTTTAGAAAAAGAAAAAACCGGACAAAAATTTACCATTGTATTTACCAACCAAAAACTGAAAGCTAAAAAGATACGCATAGAGGCTTATTTTAAAGGTCAAGACAGTACCCAAAAACTAGCTGAATTTTTAATGGCTTTGGATGGAGAAGATACGGCTGAAATAAAAAAAGTGGAATTGCTGGATGCCAACCGCAACCTGATAAAGAGAAAATTGTCCTATGCCGAAACGTTGTTTGCCCGTGCCCAGTGTACCGGAATGGAAGGAGAAACCTTGTATTTCAGCCTTTGGGAAGACGATGCCCCCGGAGCAGGGCATAGCAAGGAAAATGAAGAGAATTTTATTGCCACCAAACAAGCACAGGTTGTAAACGGACGAGCCGAGGTTTCTTTCTCTCTTATTTACTCCACCATGGCTCCTATAGCCAACCGGAAAATCCCTGCCGGGCAGAAAGATGAAGGAAAATATCATGAATATTACGTAACCGTAACCCGGTATGAGGGGGCAGAGCCCGAAAAAAGCAGTGGGAATGTAGACGTAAATAACCCGGACTATGTGCCCCTGCCTCCCAAGCCCCAACCCAAAAAGAAAGAAACACCTAAAACCCAGCCGCAGGTACAGCCTAAGAAAAAAGAAGTGCAGGAAACGGTTGTATATGGAAAATCCCGTACAACAAATCATGCGAAAATAACAAGTATACAAATTACGGATATTCTGAATCAGGATATTAACCGAGATCTTTCATCCGGAGAAAGTGTGCGTATACACATAAATACCCAACAGTGTAAAGGTGAAAAGCTTCGGATAGATGTTTATGATAATTTTGTTTATGCCAATAATAAACTACGATTTAACCCTTCCGACCTTATAGGTTCGAATGAAATACTAGTACAACAAGATAATTTTTATTTCGACTTTCCCTTGCTTAGGTTTGTATATAACCCTGGCAGAGATTTATGGGTTGTTGTAACACTATACAAAACCAACCAAACAGTAACTACCACTACAATTACAGTAGATAAAACCGACTTTTCCGTTCCTAAACCGGAAGGAATAAACCCCGTTACTAAACAGGCTCCTATGCAGAAGAAAGAGGAAAAAGATTGCGTTTGCCAACAATATGATTTAATTTGGGGAAATAGAGTAAGCTGTGAGTTTAGAAAAAAAGTAGTGGATATCAGTAAGAAACTAGGGTTACCTCAAAAAGATTATGAAGGGGCTAATTGGTTAATGGCTGTAATGGCTCTGGAAACAAATAGGACGTTTAGTCCTGAATGTGGAACTTTTCAAAAACATAAGGATAATTTAAGGAATGGTTATGTAGGTTTAATACAAATAGGGAAAGATGCAGCCATAGATTTAGGTGTTTTAAGGACAGATTTATTGAAAATGACTGCTGAACAACAATTAATTTATGTTGAAAAGTTTTATAAACAGAAGAGATTCTCAGGGAAATTGAAAACGAAAACAGACTTATATTTAGCGGTTAATTATCCTATAGCATGTGGACAAGGAACAAATAAAAACTATATTGTTTATGCTCATCCAAAATCAGCATATGATGATAATCCTTCATTTAAAAGAGAACAACATGAATTTTATATTGATAGTAAAGGCAAAAAAAAATACTATACAGGAAAAGAATTAAAAGCTAAGGGATTAGATGCGTCTTCTTATGTTTGGGAATTTGAAGAGGCAATTAATGATCTATATAACGAAGGGAAAAAAAATAAAACTCAAGTATTTTCTTGTCAAACCATATTACAAAAAGCTGAATCAAATTCAATTGAAAATAAAGATGACTGTGTGATTGTTTTGACAGGAGAACCTGATGGAATTGGGTTAGCAAGTGCTCATAGAGGAAAATATCTAATGTATAAAGTTAAAATATATAATGGTATTGATTATAATACATATTTGAAATATAAACAAAAGAATCAGTTACCTGAGCCGATAATGACAAAATTGGCAAGAGATGCTTGGAATAAAACTAAAGGAAGGAGTACGAAGCGTTATGGAAGTAAAAATGAAACACCACCAGGTTTATATTGGTTAACTTATTATACCAATGGGATTGGGAGTAAGGGTTATAAACTAAAAGTATCTGATACTAAAAGTGGTGATTATATTGAAGGAGAACATGGGAAAAGAGAAGGAATAAGGATTCATCATTATAGCCCCCATTTTGCTGAAGGATGTATTACTACAGGAAGTAATGAAGTAAGTTCTGTTGATTTATTTATAAAAAAAATACCAGTACTTAAGTCAAAATCAGTAAGATTCATAATTGAAGACAGAAAGGCCAAATATGAAAATAATTTATATAAAGGAATAGAATAA
- a CDS encoding DUF4280 domain-containing protein — protein sequence MKEKHLVCQGAICQCLFGSATDTLKVKTQSKRYINDREAKTKLVATHQELGATFENNSFGSCSQKNGNPCTVSVTEWADYYENVTLEDNKGKILLEDSTATCPTGGSGCIKISYHGQQAELSKKNYQRVNSFIAEALNPAGDMETVQESAENIYDAE from the coding sequence ATGAAAGAAAAACACTTAGTTTGCCAGGGAGCTATCTGTCAGTGCCTTTTTGGAAGTGCTACGGATACCCTTAAGGTAAAAACGCAGAGTAAACGTTATATAAACGATAGAGAAGCAAAAACCAAGTTAGTGGCGACTCATCAAGAGCTGGGCGCTACCTTTGAAAACAACAGTTTCGGAAGTTGCTCGCAAAAGAATGGAAATCCTTGTACAGTTTCAGTTACGGAATGGGCGGATTACTATGAAAACGTAACCCTGGAAGATAATAAGGGGAAAATACTGCTGGAAGATAGTACGGCAACTTGTCCCACCGGCGGTTCCGGATGCATTAAAATTAGTTACCACGGGCAACAAGCAGAGCTTTCCAAAAAAAATTACCAGCGGGTCAATTCTTTCATAGCTGAAGCCTTAAATCCGGCAGGAGACATGGAAACGGTACAAGAAAGTGCAGAAAACATTTATGATGCGGAATAA